ACTTTTTTCTCAGGGATTGCGATGGCTATGGTTATTCCACAGACAACACAGCAGCAAACAACACCCTTAGCGCTTTACCAGCAGGCGCTTTCCGCTGGTGAATATCAGCCGGACGAGGTGCAGCGGCAAACCGTTGTGCATCTGGAAGCGATACATCAGGCGTTATGTGAACGTGCTGCTGATGGCGATGCGGGCGCATCCGAGCGCGTGGGGAAATGGCGTAGCTGGCTGGGGCGGCGTAATAAACGGGAATCTGCGCCGGTTCAAGGGCTGTACATGTGGGGTGGCGTCGGGCGCGGTAAAACCTGGCTGATGGATATGTTTTTCCACAGCTTGCCTGCTGAGCGAAAAATGCGCCTACATTTTCATCGTTTTATGCTGCGCGTGCATGAAGAACTGAATCAGTTTCAGGGTCAGGAAAATCCGCTGGAGAAAGTGGCCGACGGTTTTAAAGCGGAAACGGATGTGCTGTGCTTCGATGAGTTTTTCGTCTCTGATATTACCGATGCGATGCTGCTGGCTGAACTGTTGCGTGCGCTGTTTGCTCGCGGCATTACGCTGGTGGCGACGTCGAATATTCCGCCAGACGATCTCTACCGTAATGGGCTGCAACGCGCGCGTTTTCTGCCTGCGATTGAGCTGATTAAGCAGTATTGTGAAGTGCGTAATGTCGATGCGGGTATCGATTATCGTCTGCGCACGCTGACGCAGGCACACCTTTATCTCTCGCCGCTGAATGAAGAGACGGATGCGGCGATGCAGCAGATGTTTACCCGTCTGACTGGGAAACTGTGGCAGACACCAGGGCCGGTGCTGGAGATCAATCATCGTCCGTTATCGACACTTGGCGTGAGCGACGGCGTATTGGCGGTCGATTTCCACACGCTGTGTACAGAAGCGCGTAGCCAGAATGATTACATCGCACTGTCGCGCCTCTACCACACAATGCTGTTGCACAATGTGACGGTGATGGAAACGAAGGAAGAGAACACCGCCCGCCGTTTTCTGGCGCTGGTGGACGAGTGCTACGATCGCCGTATCAAATTGATTATTTCTGCGCAGGCATCGATGTTTGAAATCTATCAGGGAGAACACCTGAAATTTGAATATCAGCGTTGTTTATCCCGTTTGCAGGAAATGCAAAGCGAAGAGTACTTGCGTCAACCCCATTTGGCGTAACGCAGGCTGCGGTTTTTTAGTCATTTGCGTGTGAAAAAAGGTCGATCTTTGAGAATGACTTCTCTATAATCTTGCGACCCCACGTTACAACAAAGTTTTTTTCCCAAAAACTTTATAGTGCCGGCAATGGCTATTCGAAGGGGTAGGTTTGCTGGACTTGATGGTCGTGTGAGCCTCAACTGTTTTCGAGCGTTCGGGTGTTCACCAACGTGTAACTAATTATTGGGTAAGCTTTTAATGAAAACTTTTACAGCTAAACCAGAGACCGTAAAACGTGACTGGTACGTTGTTGATGCGAACGGTAAAACTTTAGGCCGTCTCGCTACTGAACTGGCTCGTCGTCTGCGCGGCAAGCATAAAGCGGAATACACTCCGCACGTTGATACGGGTGATTACATCATCGTTCTGAACGCTGACAAAGTTGCTGTAACTGGCAACAAGCGTACTGACAAGATTTATTATCATCACACCGGTCACATCGGTGGTATTAAACAAGCGACCTTTGAAGAGATGATTGCCCGCCGTCCTGAGCGTGTGATTGAAATCGCGGTTAAAGGCATGCTGCCGAAGGGCCCGTTGGGTCGTGCTATGTTCCGTAAACTGAAAGTTTACGCGGGCACCGAGCACAATCACGCGGCACAGCAACCGCAAGTTCTGGACATTTAATCGGGATTATAGGCAATGGCTGAAAATCAATACTACGGCACTGGTCGCCGCAAAAGCTCCGCCGCTCGCGTGTTCATCAAACCGGGCAACGGTAACATCGTTATCAACCAGCGTAGTCTGGAACAGTACTTCGGTCGCGAAACTGCCCGCATGGTAGTTCGTCAGCCGCTTGAACTGGTCGA
This genomic interval from Pectobacterium aquaticum contains the following:
- the zapE gene encoding cell division protein ZapE, translated to MVIPQTTQQQTTPLALYQQALSAGEYQPDEVQRQTVVHLEAIHQALCERAADGDAGASERVGKWRSWLGRRNKRESAPVQGLYMWGGVGRGKTWLMDMFFHSLPAERKMRLHFHRFMLRVHEELNQFQGQENPLEKVADGFKAETDVLCFDEFFVSDITDAMLLAELLRALFARGITLVATSNIPPDDLYRNGLQRARFLPAIELIKQYCEVRNVDAGIDYRLRTLTQAHLYLSPLNEETDAAMQQMFTRLTGKLWQTPGPVLEINHRPLSTLGVSDGVLAVDFHTLCTEARSQNDYIALSRLYHTMLLHNVTVMETKEENTARRFLALVDECYDRRIKLIISAQASMFEIYQGEHLKFEYQRCLSRLQEMQSEEYLRQPHLA
- the rplM gene encoding 50S ribosomal protein L13, with translation MKTFTAKPETVKRDWYVVDANGKTLGRLATELARRLRGKHKAEYTPHVDTGDYIIVLNADKVAVTGNKRTDKIYYHHTGHIGGIKQATFEEMIARRPERVIEIAVKGMLPKGPLGRAMFRKLKVYAGTEHNHAAQQPQVLDI